The Virgibacillus dokdonensis genome includes a window with the following:
- a CDS encoding MDR family MFS transporter produces MEVQRNEKQFSVIPIMISLLLAGFIGLFFETALNMAFSDLMQVFQINASTVQWLTTGYLLTIGVLVPISALLIQWFSTRKLFITSVVFSILGSISAAIAPNFSLLLIGRMLQAIGTGILLPLMYNVVLVIIPPKKRGTAMGLIGLVMMTSLALGPAISGLVVETLSYHWLFWLAIPFYVIALLCSVFYMQNVSTITKPKIDLLSILLSTVGFGGIVYGFSGVGQTEGTSIAIVTIIIGILSLLLFSIRQFSIKSPIVNLKAFKQPMFALGTLTVVINMIIILTANLLLPIYLQDGMGYTALVAGLILLPGGILNGIMSPITGRLFDRFGPRWLVISGFFIAFVVLWIFSNVESSTSVEVIITQYMCLMLGTSMVMMPVQTNGLNQLDTELYPHGSAIINTMQQVAGAIGTATAATMMTMGQQNYLSGITDPTTPENIVVSLTSGVQNAFIFAMVVSIIGLVLAFFIKRVKVED; encoded by the coding sequence ATGGAAGTACAAAGAAATGAAAAGCAATTTAGTGTGATTCCTATTATGATATCTTTGTTGCTGGCGGGATTTATAGGTTTATTTTTCGAAACAGCCTTAAATATGGCTTTTAGTGATTTAATGCAGGTGTTTCAAATAAATGCATCTACCGTTCAGTGGTTAACAACGGGCTACCTTTTAACCATTGGCGTTTTAGTACCTATTTCGGCACTTCTAATCCAATGGTTTTCAACAAGAAAGCTATTTATAACTTCAGTAGTATTTTCTATTTTAGGTTCAATAAGTGCTGCAATTGCTCCAAATTTTAGTTTGTTATTAATAGGGAGAATGCTTCAAGCTATTGGTACAGGAATACTCCTTCCATTAATGTATAATGTTGTTTTAGTAATTATTCCTCCCAAAAAGAGGGGGACGGCTATGGGGTTAATAGGATTAGTAATGATGACATCCCTTGCACTTGGTCCTGCAATTTCTGGGCTGGTGGTTGAAACCCTAAGTTATCATTGGTTATTTTGGTTAGCAATTCCCTTCTATGTAATTGCCCTGTTGTGTAGTGTGTTCTATATGCAAAATGTTTCTACAATAACCAAGCCAAAAATCGATTTATTGTCTATTCTTCTATCTACAGTTGGGTTTGGGGGAATAGTATATGGTTTTAGTGGTGTAGGGCAAACAGAAGGTACATCAATTGCCATAGTGACTATAATCATTGGTATTTTATCATTATTACTATTCTCTATTAGACAGTTCTCTATTAAATCCCCTATTGTCAATTTGAAGGCTTTCAAACAGCCGATGTTTGCATTAGGTACTCTGACTGTGGTAATTAATATGATTATTATTTTAACAGCTAATCTTCTTCTACCTATTTATCTTCAAGACGGTATGGGCTACACCGCTTTGGTGGCAGGGCTAATTTTACTTCCTGGTGGAATCTTGAATGGGATTATGTCACCTATCACTGGTCGATTATTTGATCGATTTGGTCCAAGATGGTTAGTGATTTCTGGTTTTTTCATAGCCTTTGTTGTACTTTGGATTTTCTCCAATGTTGAATCGAGCACATCTGTTGAAGTAATAATCACACAGTATATGTGTTTGATGCTTGGAACCTCAATGGTTATGATGCCAGTGCAAACTAATGGATTAAATCAATTGGATACAGAGCTATATCCACATGGTTCTGCAATAATAAATACAATGCAGCAAGTGGCAGGTGCCATTGGAACGGCTACAGCTGCAACAATGATGACAATGGGACAACAAAATTATTTATCTGGCATCACCGACCCGACAACACCTGAAAATATAGTGGTTTCTCTCACATCAGGAGTACAAAATGCTTTTATTTTTGCAATGGTGGTGTCGATTATTGGATTAGTTTTAGCATTCTTTATCAAACGTGTAAAAGTTGAGGACTGA
- a CDS encoding GNAT family N-acetyltransferase: MLFESSRVRLRKMTKEDTELYHKWRNDMEVMHSTNSSLDVYPMEATKEFVDHVILESHSAKCYIMVEKGDEIPIGIVSLINIDYKNRNAECIIDIGEKEYWGKGYGSEGLKLLLDYVFYEMNLHRVSLKVFSFNDRAIRLYTKIGFQEEGNSRQSLFRNGEWHDIIHMGLLQNEYLEKQVRNI; the protein is encoded by the coding sequence ATGTTGTTTGAATCATCAAGAGTGAGATTAAGAAAGATGACAAAGGAAGATACAGAACTTTATCACAAGTGGAGAAACGATATGGAAGTTATGCATTCCACCAACTCATCTTTAGATGTTTATCCAATGGAAGCAACTAAAGAATTTGTAGATCATGTTATTTTGGAATCTCATTCAGCCAAATGCTATATTATGGTTGAAAAAGGAGATGAAATACCAATTGGCATTGTATCATTAATCAACATTGATTATAAAAATAGAAATGCTGAATGTATTATTGATATCGGGGAAAAGGAATATTGGGGAAAAGGCTATGGTTCAGAGGGTTTGAAATTACTGTTGGATTATGTTTTTTACGAAATGAACCTCCATCGAGTTTCCCTTAAAGTATTTTCATTTAATGATAGAGCTATTCGTTTGTACACTAAAATCGGTTTTCAGGAGGAAGGAAATAGTAGACAAAGTCTATTTAGAAATGGTGAATGGCATGACATCATTCATATGGGGCTTTTGCAAAATGAATACCTTGAAAAGCAAGTAAGAAATATATAA